A region from the Salvia splendens isolate huo1 chromosome 15, SspV2, whole genome shotgun sequence genome encodes:
- the LOC121766568 gene encoding MAP3K epsilon protein kinase 1-like produces MSDSTLRQYALPLLCDMAHASRNSREQLRAHGGLDVYLSLLEDNIWSVTSLDSIAVCLAHDNENRKVEQALLKKDAIQKLVKFFQCCPEQHFLHILEPFLKIITKSSRINTTLAVNGLTPLLILRLDHPDAIARLNLLKLIKAVYEHHPRPKQLIVENDLPQKLKNLIEERRGEERWTEFWGPSFG; encoded by the exons ATGTCAGATTCTACTCTAAGACAGTATGCTTTACCTTTGCTATGTGATATGGCTCATGCATCAAGAAATTCGAGGGAACAGTTGCGAGCCCATGGAGGACTGGATGTGTATCTGAGCCTTCTTGAAGATAATATCTGGTCGGTGACTTCACTAGATTCTATTGCTGTTTGCTTGGCCCACGACAATGAGAATAGGAAAGTAGAGCAAGCTTTGCTCAAAAAGGATGCCATCCAGAAATTGGTCAAGTTCTTCCAGTGCTGTCCAGAACAACACTTCTTGCACATATTAGAACCATTCTTGAAAATTATCAC GAAATCTTCTCGAATAAATACTACTCTGGCAGTTAATGGACTGACACCACTGCTAATCTTGAGACTTGATCATCCAGATGCAATAGCTCGTCTGAATTTGCTTAAGTTAATAAAG GCTGTATATGAGCACCACCCGCGTCCCAAGCAACTGATTGTGGAGAACGATCTGCCTCAGAAGCTTAAGAATTTAAttgaggagaggagaggagaggagagatGGACAGAGTTCTGGGGGCCAAGTTTTGGTTAA